In the Ciconia boyciana chromosome 23, ASM3463844v1, whole genome shotgun sequence genome, one interval contains:
- the LOC140643321 gene encoding uncharacterized protein — protein sequence MVKGETVERRKHRRLGVLLPHTEKRMWRGGSPDSDQASSVPAKPQPREEGACERRGCRSPCCRVPWHPRWSRTPARKPTCHAVPCCAVPLHQHTKTRDTWLLSPHWHVPWLGFFFPFPSSLFFSFICFSNNVTHPEQDVCIHHSPCLSALFPSGRCLPARRDYLSESSRCRAVGITHGVRFEKGGGRPDSALCLQLFISRSLIYFFSLLSFFFCQCSPSWLSELPPPCSYTGARASGQIPAGCKTTFAACPTGAKRSPVPSHPARRTRPSHWDPPLPTLPTAAGSARSAVAHFCSLLAQLSPIPATTSSRGTRPPWHKPLCPSRTRADPDIPPPLPPKKTQTWCVKPQPSLAIIV from the coding sequence ATGGTTAAAGGAGAGACAGTGGAGAGGCGAAAACACCGGCGCCTGGGTGTGCTGCTcccacacacagagaaaaggatgTGGCGTGGGGGGTCTCCAGACAGTGACCAAGCTTCCTCCGTGCCTGCAAAGCCTCAGCCACGAGAAGAAGGAGCCTGCGAGCGGAGGGGCTGCAGATCGCCCTGCTGCAGGGTGCCGTGGCATCCCCGATGGAGCCGTACCCCCGCTCGGAAGCCCACATGCCATGCtgtgccgtgctgtgccgtgccactCCACCAGCACACCAAGACACGGGACACCTGGCTTCTGTCTCCCCACTGGCATGTGCcgtggttgggttttttttttcctttcccctcttctctttttttttcatttatctgcttttcaaataaCGTTACTCATCCAGAGCAGGACGTCTGCATTCACCACTCACCGTGTTTGTCTGCATTGTTTCCTTCGGGGAGATGCTTACCCGCACGCCGTGACTACTTGTCTGAGTCGTCACGGTGCCGAGCGGTGGGGATTACTCATGGTGTAAGGTTTGAGAAAGGAGGGGGGAGGCCAGATTCGGCGCTTTGTCTGCAGTTGTTCATTTCTCGCtctttgatatattttttttccctcctctctttcttcttctgccaaTGCTCTCCATCCTGGCTCTCTGAGCTCCCTCCTCCTTGCTCTTACACTGGGGCCAGAGCATCTGGCCAAATCCCTGCGGGATGTAAAACGACCTTTGCTGCGTGCCCCACGGGTGCAAAGaggtcccctgtcccctcgcACCCGGCCAGGAGAACCCGTCCCTCCCACTGGGACCCCCCTCTTCCCACGCTGCCCACCGCCGCCGGCTCTGCCCGCTCCGCAGTTGCCCATTTCTGCTCCCTCCTGGCCCAActttcccccatccctgccacgACGTCCTCACGTGGCACCCGGCCACCGTGGCACAAACCGCTCTGCCCAAGCCGGACCAGAGCCGACCCCGACATCCCTCCACCGCTTCCTCCAAAGAAGACCCAGACCTGGTGTGTAAAACCTCAGCCATCATTAGCCATAATAGTGTGA